The Synechocystis sp. PCC 7509 genome includes a window with the following:
- the hslO gene encoding Hsp33 family molecular chaperone HslO, protein MADQLIRATAANGGIRAVGVITTRLTEEARGRHKLSYVATAALGRTMSAGLLLASNMKRSGSRVNVRVKGNGLLGGLLVDAGLDGTVRGYVDNPEVELPPNSKGKLDVGGAVGKEGYLYVVRDVGYGYPYASTVELVSGEIGEDVAHYLVTSEQTPSALVVGVFVGANGVTASGGILIQVLPKAARDEALVEVLESRVASLSGFTPLLQAGLSLPEIFEQLLGDMELEILPETQLVRFHCGCSGDRVLGALKMLGEAELLDMIEKDRGAEATCHFCGEVYQASSDELAQLILDLQAESSG, encoded by the coding sequence ATGGCAGATCAATTAATTCGTGCCACCGCCGCCAATGGTGGAATTCGAGCCGTAGGTGTAATTACAACCCGCCTCACCGAAGAAGCTAGAGGACGACACAAGCTTTCCTATGTAGCTACGGCGGCTTTAGGTCGTACCATGTCTGCGGGGCTGTTGCTTGCCTCGAATATGAAGCGCTCCGGTTCGCGAGTGAATGTCCGGGTTAAAGGAAATGGACTACTAGGGGGACTTTTAGTAGATGCAGGTTTAGATGGCACAGTACGCGGCTATGTAGACAATCCTGAAGTAGAACTACCACCAAATAGTAAAGGCAAACTAGATGTTGGTGGGGCGGTAGGAAAAGAAGGCTATTTGTATGTCGTCCGTGATGTCGGCTATGGGTATCCTTACGCTAGTACTGTCGAGTTGGTTTCGGGGGAAATTGGCGAAGATGTGGCTCATTACCTCGTCACCTCTGAACAAACGCCCTCGGCTTTGGTTGTAGGCGTATTTGTGGGCGCTAATGGGGTTACGGCTTCGGGAGGGATATTAATTCAAGTATTACCCAAAGCTGCTAGAGATGAAGCTTTAGTAGAAGTTTTAGAATCACGGGTAGCTTCGCTTTCTGGTTTTACACCGTTATTACAAGCAGGCTTGAGTTTGCCGGAAATTTTTGAGCAACTACTGGGGGATATGGAATTAGAAATATTACCAGAAACTCAGTTAGTACGTTTTCACTGCGGTTGCTCTGGCGATCGCGTTTTGGGCGCATTGAAAATGTTGGGAGAGGCAGAGTTGCTTGATATGATTGAAAAAGATCGCGGTGCGGAAGCAACTTGTCATTTTTGCGGCGAAGTATATCAAGCCAGCAGCGACGAATTAGCCCAACTAATTCTAGACTTGCAAGCAGAGTCTTCGGGGTAA
- a CDS encoding universal stress protein, with amino-acid sequence MLNTILVALDSSELSDRVLETIKQLPLSPEVKIILAHVIPASDSDLETAADRPQNEAQAMPYRHIEKQLQAYQASLPCDSELEIVSGDPAEEIIRLANIYHADLIAIGSRGLTGVKRILQGSVSSQVVEDANCSVLVVKPLA; translated from the coding sequence GTGTTAAATACAATTTTAGTAGCTCTAGATAGTTCGGAGCTTTCTGATCGCGTCTTGGAGACAATTAAACAACTGCCCTTGTCGCCGGAAGTAAAAATTATTCTGGCTCATGTGATTCCTGCCTCTGACTCCGACTTAGAAACCGCCGCCGATCGTCCTCAAAACGAAGCTCAAGCAATGCCCTATCGCCACATTGAGAAGCAATTGCAAGCTTACCAAGCAAGTTTGCCCTGTGATAGCGAATTAGAAATTGTCAGTGGCGATCCTGCCGAAGAAATCATCCGTCTAGCAAATATTTACCATGCCGATTTAATTGCGATTGGTAGTCGCGGATTGACGGGTGTAAAGCGAATTTTACAAGGTTCTGTCAGTAGTCAAGTAGTGGAAGATGCTAACTGTTCGGTGTTAGTAGTGAAGCCATTGGCATAA
- the hisD gene encoding histidinol dehydrogenase: MLRIITQQTEVQAELQRICDRTQDDQVQHKEATVREVLQAVKRQGDKAVLHYTAEFDHQELLVEDLRVSGSELDAAYQQVSKELLSAIRLACQNIEAFHRQRVPKSWVEFGDLDVVLGKRYTPVDRAGLYVPGGRAAYPSTVLMNAIPAKVAGVPRRIIVTPPGVGKTVNAAVLVAAQEAGVQEIYRVGGAQAIAALAYGTETIPKVNVITGPGNIYVTLAKKLVYGTVGIDSLAGPSEVLIIADSGANPEHVAADLLAQAEHDPMAAAILLTTDSKVALNVQAAVERQLLDHPRQTLTEKAIAHYGLIAIVDSLEVAVQLSNEFAPEHLELEVAEPWDLLPNIRHAGAIFLGYSTPEAVGDYLAGPNHTLPTSGAARYASALGVETFLKHSSIIQYSPAALQQVAGAIDVLAKAEGLPSHAQSVKLRVEDNEPKDWK, encoded by the coding sequence ATGCTGCGAATTATTACTCAGCAAACCGAGGTACAAGCAGAACTACAAAGGATCTGCGATCGCACCCAGGACGACCAGGTGCAACACAAAGAAGCGACAGTGCGAGAAGTTCTTCAGGCAGTAAAGCGCCAGGGGGACAAAGCCGTACTGCACTATACAGCAGAATTTGATCATCAAGAACTCTTAGTAGAAGACTTGCGTGTGAGTGGCTCGGAACTAGATGCGGCTTACCAACAAGTATCAAAAGAGTTACTGAGCGCGATTCGGCTAGCTTGTCAAAATATAGAAGCATTCCATCGCCAGCGAGTTCCCAAGTCGTGGGTAGAATTTGGCGACTTAGACGTGGTACTAGGTAAGCGTTATACCCCTGTAGATCGAGCAGGTTTATATGTGCCTGGGGGTAGAGCCGCCTATCCAAGTACGGTACTGATGAATGCCATCCCAGCAAAAGTAGCAGGTGTACCTAGGCGAATAATAGTCACGCCGCCAGGGGTAGGAAAAACTGTCAACGCCGCCGTATTAGTAGCAGCGCAAGAAGCGGGAGTACAAGAAATTTATCGAGTGGGTGGAGCGCAAGCGATCGCGGCTTTAGCTTATGGAACGGAGACAATTCCCAAAGTAAATGTAATTACAGGTCCTGGGAATATTTACGTCACCTTAGCAAAAAAATTAGTCTATGGAACTGTAGGGATTGATTCATTAGCTGGGCCATCGGAAGTGTTAATTATTGCCGATAGTGGAGCAAATCCCGAACACGTCGCTGCCGACTTGCTAGCACAAGCAGAACACGATCCAATGGCGGCAGCGATCTTACTTACAACTGATAGTAAAGTAGCTTTAAACGTGCAAGCAGCCGTAGAAAGGCAGCTATTAGACCATCCACGCCAGACACTAACAGAAAAAGCGATCGCGCATTATGGATTAATTGCGATCGTCGATTCACTAGAGGTAGCAGTACAACTATCTAACGAATTTGCCCCCGAACACTTAGAGCTTGAAGTAGCAGAGCCTTGGGACTTATTGCCAAATATTCGTCACGCTGGCGCAATTTTCCTTGGGTACTCCACCCCCGAAGCGGTGGGAGACTACTTAGCCGGGCCTAACCATACCTTACCAACTTCGGGAGCGGCGCGTTATGCTTCAGCTTTGGGAGTAGAAACTTTCCTCAAACATTCTAGTATTATTCAATATTCTCCGGCAGCATTGCAGCAAGTAGCGGGAGCGATAGACGTACTAGCAAAAGCTGAAGGTTTGCCTTCCCACGCGCAGTCAGTAAAGCTGCGAGTAGAAGATAATGAGCCTAAAGACTGGAAATAA
- the rpsT gene encoding 30S ribosomal protein S20, with protein MANIKSAIKRIQVAERNRLRNKAYKSAVKTLMKKYLTAVDSYAANPTPEAKQEVDQHMSAAFSKIDKAVKCKVLHKNNGARKKSILANSLKRKEASLSAK; from the coding sequence GTGGCAAATATCAAATCTGCTATCAAGCGCATCCAAGTCGCGGAAAGAAATCGTTTGCGTAATAAAGCTTATAAGTCAGCCGTCAAAACCCTGATGAAAAAGTACCTGACCGCCGTAGACAGCTACGCGGCTAATCCTACTCCTGAAGCCAAGCAAGAAGTCGACCAGCATATGTCGGCGGCTTTTAGTAAAATCGATAAAGCCGTAAAGTGCAAGGTTCTACATAAAAACAACGGCGCTAGGAAAAAATCAATCCTCGCCAACAGTTTGAAAAGAAAAGAAGCCAGCCTCAGCGCCAAATAA
- a CDS encoding TatD family hydrolase: MKLIDSHVHLNFAVFEPDLDVVRSRWQENGVVKLVHSCVEPSEFTRIQQIANTYPEINFAVGLHPLDADKWTNQMAGEIMELASSESKVVAIGETGLDFYKADNEAQQRLVFESQLEIAAKLNLPVIIHCRQAAAQLKQILHSFQANGSHQIRGVMHCWGGTPEETQWFLDLGFYISFSGTVTFKNAQQIHQSAQIVSKDRLLIETDCPFLAPVPKRGTKRNEPAFVLHVAEAIAQLRGETVEEIARTTTANACKLFNLSIF, from the coding sequence ATGAAGCTGATTGACTCTCACGTTCATCTGAATTTTGCTGTGTTTGAGCCAGATTTAGACGTAGTGCGATCGCGTTGGCAAGAAAATGGTGTAGTCAAGCTCGTACACTCTTGCGTAGAGCCTAGCGAATTTACCCGCATTCAACAGATAGCTAACACCTATCCCGAAATCAACTTTGCTGTAGGTTTGCATCCCCTAGATGCAGACAAATGGACAAATCAAATGGCTGGGGAAATTATGGAGTTAGCTAGTTCTGAATCTAAAGTAGTAGCGATCGGGGAAACTGGGTTGGATTTTTACAAGGCAGATAATGAGGCACAGCAACGCCTAGTGTTTGAATCTCAGCTAGAAATTGCCGCCAAGTTAAATCTCCCGGTAATTATCCACTGTCGCCAAGCGGCGGCACAACTAAAACAAATTTTGCACTCCTTCCAAGCCAATGGCTCTCATCAAATTCGGGGTGTAATGCACTGTTGGGGAGGAACACCTGAAGAAACCCAATGGTTTTTAGACTTGGGATTTTATATTAGTTTTAGCGGTACAGTGACTTTTAAAAATGCCCAACAAATTCATCAAAGCGCCCAAATTGTCAGCAAAGATCGCTTATTAATTGAAACCGATTGCCCTTTTTTGGCTCCAGTTCCCAAAAGAGGGACAAAACGTAACGAACCCGCCTTTGTTTTGCACGTAGCTGAAGCTATTGCGCAATTGCGTGGCGAAACAGTAGAAGAAATTGCGCGCACAACCACGGCTAATGCTTGTAAACTTTTCAATCTTTCAATTTTTTAA